From Chryseobacterium sp. H1D6B, a single genomic window includes:
- a CDS encoding CusA/CzcA family heavy metal efflux RND transporter produces MLTKIIEFSVKNKLIIALLVFGLIGVGAYQVTQLPIDAVPDITNNQVQVITTAPSFGATDIERLVTFPIEQANSNISGLKEIRSFSRFGLSLVTIVFDDDVDIYWARQQVAERLQQVQNQIPQDVGTPALGPISTGLGEIYQYVVGPKKGYESKYDITELRTLQDWIVRRQLLGVKGVAEVSSFGGKLKQYEISVNPDKLNAYGITITDVFDALKTNNQNTGGSYIEKGPTVLYIRSEGLVGNLDDIKNIAIATKNNDVPLFIRDIAEVRYGYATRFGAMTYNDTGEVSGAIVMMLKGENSSEVIKNVKAKIEQIRKTLPEGVVIEPFLDRTKMVNNAIGTVEKNLMEGALIVVFVLVLFLGNFRAGLLVASVIPLAMLFAVCMMNLFGVSGNLMSLGALDFGLIIDGAVIIVESVMHQFTHNSKFRKALSVSKQEMDTIVIDSAGKMMNSAVFGQIIILIVYLPILTLQGIEGKMFKPMAQTVAFALLGAFLLSLTYIPMMSSIILSKKINHKMNFSDRLMAKAENLYRTTLLKVLRIPKTIFSIVIVLFVLSVVVLSRMGGEFIPSLEEGDFAVDTRVLPGSNLKTTIESTQKAAHILKTRFPEVQKVVTKIGSGEVPTDPMPMDASDMMVILKDKSEWTSAKTFPELSDKMSKALEDVPGITVGFQYPVQMRFNELMTGARQDVVLKIFGEDLEILAKNASQLGKIINTVKGTQNLYIEPVSGLPQVIIQYNRSVIAKYHLSIGDINRVINTAFAGQSTGLVFEGEKRFDMVVRLNSNDRKNLDDVRNLLVPTPSGNQIPLSQLANVDIKDGPNQIQRENGQRRIVVGFNIKNRDVQGIVEELQAKVDQQLKLPPGYYVTYGGSFENLKNAKNRLMIAVPIALVLIFVLLFLAFNSVKESLLIYTAIPLSIIGGVLLLAARGMPFSISAGVGFIALFGVAVLNGIVLISEFNRLYKSGIKNIVRIVVDGGEARLRPVLMTAFVASLGFIPMALSNGAGAEVQRPLATVVIGGLLIATLLTLFVLPLLYVTIEKGLKMKNNRKNIITPVLIIFFVLTGNMMNSQTKVTLNEAVAIALKNNRGLKNEKLKSEYAKAIIKTSSDIPQTGISADYGQINSAYRDMKFGVSQNIAFPTVYKRQKNLYTEEWKKSKLNISLKEYQLKKGVTLTFYKILYWQEKERILNESLDFYAQFLDKATLRLKSGESNILEKATASNQKSAIEIQIKQVKQELRTLQLQLQWLLNSETEIIPDGVRIFSLSNLQNDVSGNPSLKILEQQKTIAAQQTALEKSKLLPGLQFAYNLNSFRGTGADDKVYNASPQFHSVQVGVSVPLFSGGQKARIEASKIAESVSENDFQNAEFNLKNQYKKLAEIQQKNLEIVSQYEKYELKNADTILETAQQQFINGEINYLEFVMLANQAISIKNNYTDAVWNLNESIVELEYITLNQ; encoded by the coding sequence ATGCTAACAAAAATCATTGAGTTTTCTGTGAAGAATAAACTCATTATAGCATTATTGGTATTCGGGTTGATAGGCGTAGGTGCTTATCAGGTCACGCAACTACCAATAGATGCAGTGCCTGACATAACCAATAATCAGGTTCAGGTGATAACCACTGCGCCATCATTTGGAGCTACTGATATTGAAAGACTCGTTACTTTCCCTATAGAACAGGCGAACAGTAATATTTCGGGTTTAAAAGAGATCAGAAGTTTCTCTAGGTTCGGGCTTTCATTAGTTACCATCGTTTTCGATGACGATGTTGATATTTACTGGGCTAGACAACAGGTTGCAGAGAGACTGCAACAGGTACAGAACCAGATTCCGCAGGATGTAGGAACACCAGCTTTAGGACCTATTTCTACAGGATTGGGTGAAATCTATCAATACGTTGTCGGTCCGAAAAAAGGATACGAAAGCAAATACGATATTACAGAACTCAGAACGCTTCAGGACTGGATTGTCAGAAGACAATTGCTTGGCGTGAAAGGCGTTGCGGAAGTCAGCAGCTTCGGTGGAAAATTGAAACAATATGAAATTTCCGTGAATCCGGATAAACTGAATGCTTACGGAATTACGATTACAGATGTTTTTGATGCATTGAAAACCAATAACCAGAATACAGGCGGTTCTTATATCGAAAAAGGACCTACCGTTCTCTACATACGAAGTGAAGGACTGGTCGGAAATCTGGATGATATTAAAAACATTGCGATCGCCACCAAAAACAATGATGTTCCTCTGTTTATAAGGGATATTGCAGAGGTGCGTTACGGCTATGCGACAAGATTTGGGGCAATGACTTACAATGACACCGGCGAAGTTTCGGGTGCTATCGTGATGATGCTGAAAGGTGAAAACAGCAGCGAGGTCATCAAAAATGTAAAAGCCAAAATCGAGCAAATCCGAAAAACCCTGCCGGAAGGTGTCGTGATAGAGCCATTTTTAGACAGAACCAAAATGGTGAACAATGCCATTGGAACTGTTGAAAAAAACCTGATGGAAGGCGCATTGATTGTCGTTTTTGTACTGGTTTTGTTTTTGGGGAATTTCCGGGCAGGTTTGTTGGTCGCGTCTGTCATTCCTTTGGCGATGCTTTTTGCGGTTTGTATGATGAATCTCTTTGGAGTCAGCGGAAATCTGATGAGTCTCGGTGCGCTGGATTTCGGGCTGATTATAGACGGTGCTGTGATCATTGTAGAATCTGTCATGCATCAGTTTACCCATAATTCAAAATTCCGGAAAGCGCTGTCGGTTTCAAAGCAGGAAATGGATACCATTGTCATAGATTCCGCAGGAAAGATGATGAACAGTGCGGTTTTCGGGCAGATCATCATCCTCATTGTGTATCTGCCTATTTTAACACTGCAAGGGATTGAAGGTAAAATGTTCAAACCAATGGCACAAACTGTTGCCTTCGCTTTATTGGGAGCGTTTCTGCTTTCGCTGACTTATATTCCGATGATGAGTTCTATCATTTTAAGCAAAAAAATAAACCATAAAATGAACTTTTCAGACCGATTGATGGCGAAGGCTGAAAATCTCTACCGAACAACCTTACTAAAAGTTTTAAGAATACCGAAAACCATTTTCAGTATTGTGATTGTTCTTTTTGTCCTTTCCGTGGTGGTTTTAAGCAGAATGGGAGGCGAATTTATCCCGTCACTGGAAGAAGGAGATTTTGCTGTTGATACCAGAGTTCTGCCCGGAAGCAACCTCAAAACTACGATTGAAAGTACACAAAAAGCAGCACATATTCTGAAGACCCGCTTTCCGGAAGTTCAGAAAGTAGTTACCAAAATAGGAAGCGGAGAAGTTCCCACAGATCCGATGCCGATGGATGCTTCTGATATGATGGTGATTCTGAAAGATAAAAGCGAATGGACTTCTGCCAAAACCTTTCCGGAGCTTTCAGATAAAATGAGCAAAGCGTTGGAAGATGTTCCGGGAATTACGGTTGGTTTTCAGTATCCCGTTCAGATGCGTTTTAATGAATTGATGACCGGCGCAAGACAGGATGTTGTCTTGAAAATATTCGGAGAAGATCTGGAAATATTGGCAAAAAATGCCAGTCAGCTCGGGAAAATAATCAATACGGTAAAGGGAACTCAAAATCTTTATATAGAGCCCGTTTCTGGTCTTCCGCAGGTGATTATCCAGTACAACAGGTCGGTTATTGCAAAATATCATTTATCGATTGGAGACATCAACAGAGTGATCAACACCGCTTTTGCAGGACAAAGCACAGGTCTGGTTTTCGAGGGCGAAAAACGTTTTGATATGGTAGTGAGATTAAACAGTAATGACCGAAAGAATCTGGATGATGTCAGGAATTTATTGGTTCCAACGCCGTCCGGTAATCAGATTCCCCTTTCTCAGCTTGCCAATGTTGATATTAAAGATGGTCCGAACCAGATCCAGCGTGAGAACGGACAGCGGAGAATTGTGGTAGGTTTTAACATCAAAAACCGTGATGTTCAAGGTATTGTAGAAGAACTTCAGGCTAAAGTAGACCAACAGCTGAAGCTTCCTCCTGGATATTACGTCACCTATGGAGGTTCATTTGAAAACCTTAAAAATGCCAAAAACAGACTGATGATTGCAGTGCCGATTGCTTTGGTTTTGATTTTTGTGCTGTTGTTTCTGGCATTTAATTCAGTGAAAGAAAGTCTTTTGATCTATACTGCGATTCCGCTTTCCATTATAGGCGGTGTACTGTTACTGGCTGCAAGAGGAATGCCTTTCAGCATCAGTGCTGGTGTAGGATTCATCGCGCTTTTCGGTGTAGCTGTTCTTAATGGAATCGTACTGATTTCTGAATTCAACAGACTCTATAAAAGTGGAATTAAAAATATTGTAAGAATTGTAGTAGACGGTGGAGAAGCGAGATTAAGACCTGTATTGATGACTGCTTTCGTAGCATCATTAGGATTTATACCGATGGCTTTGAGCAACGGAGCCGGAGCAGAAGTCCAGAGACCATTGGCAACCGTTGTCATCGGCGGACTTTTAATTGCCACATTGCTCACCCTTTTTGTGCTTCCGCTGCTTTATGTAACCATTGAAAAAGGATTAAAAATGAAAAATAATCGCAAAAATATAATAACGCCTGTTCTCATTATTTTCTTTGTTCTAACAGGAAATATGATGAATTCTCAGACCAAAGTTACTTTAAATGAAGCGGTTGCCATCGCTTTGAAAAACAACAGAGGACTTAAGAATGAGAAATTAAAATCAGAATATGCAAAAGCTATCATCAAGACTTCTTCAGACATTCCTCAGACAGGAATTTCTGCGGATTATGGGCAAATCAACAGTGCTTATCGTGATATGAAATTCGGGGTTTCCCAGAATATTGCATTTCCCACTGTTTACAAAAGACAGAAAAATCTGTACACAGAAGAATGGAAAAAAAGCAAGTTGAATATTTCATTGAAAGAATATCAGCTGAAAAAAGGCGTCACGCTGACTTTCTACAAGATTTTGTATTGGCAGGAAAAGGAAAGAATTCTGAATGAATCTTTGGATTTTTATGCTCAATTTCTGGATAAGGCAACTTTAAGATTAAAAAGTGGTGAGAGCAATATTTTGGAAAAAGCAACTGCTTCCAACCAAAAATCAGCTATTGAAATCCAGATCAAACAGGTGAAACAGGAACTCAGAACTTTGCAGTTGCAATTGCAATGGCTTTTGAATTCAGAAACAGAAATCATTCCTGATGGAGTGCGTATTTTTTCTCTTTCCAATCTGCAAAATGATGTTTCCGGTAATCCTTCGTTAAAAATATTGGAACAGCAAAAAACCATTGCAGCACAACAAACGGCTTTGGAAAAATCCAAATTATTGCCGGGTTTACAGTTCGCCTACAATCTCAACAGTTTTCGTGGAACGGGCGCAGATGATAAGGTGTACAATGCTTCACCACAATTTCATTCGGTTCAGGTTGGCGTTTCGGTTCCTTTATTTTCTGGCGGACAAAAAGCAAGGATTGAAGCTTCAAAAATTGCAGAATCTGTAAGTGAAAATGATTTTCAGAATGCGGAGTTTAACTTAAAAAATCAATATAAAAAACTAGCAGAGATTCAGCAGAAGAACCTGGAAATTGTTTCCCAGTACGAGAAATATGAACTGAAAAATGCCGATACGATTCTGGAAACCGCTCAACAACAGTTCATCAACGGAGAAATTAATTATCTGGAATTTGTAATGCTCGCCAATCAGGCGATCAGCATCAAAAATAATTATACAGATGCCGTTTGGAATCTTAATGAAAGCATTGTTGAGCTGGAATATATTACTTTAAATCAATAA
- a CDS encoding YceI family protein, whose product MKTTKQLISIALLYGAILLPQFSNAQKLIQKSVDVTITGTSPMHDWEMTGSTATFSGTAAGNVINNVTLTVPVKSLKAEKGKTMEKKAYNALKADKAPNMTFTATSLKMGKSNATGKLTIAGTSKNVSFPVSIVKKGSSYTIEGTETIKLSEFGMERPGFLGIKTGDAVTVKVNVTAE is encoded by the coding sequence ATGAAAACAACGAAACAATTAATTAGCATCGCTTTATTATACGGCGCCATTTTATTACCTCAATTCTCAAATGCTCAAAAGTTAATTCAGAAATCTGTCGATGTAACAATCACCGGAACATCTCCTATGCACGATTGGGAAATGACCGGTTCCACAGCCACCTTCTCCGGGACAGCAGCAGGTAATGTGATCAACAACGTTACTTTGACGGTTCCTGTAAAAAGCCTCAAGGCAGAAAAAGGAAAAACCATGGAGAAAAAAGCTTATAACGCTTTGAAGGCTGATAAAGCACCAAATATGACTTTTACGGCAACTTCTCTAAAGATGGGAAAAAGCAATGCTACAGGAAAGTTGACCATAGCAGGAACTTCTAAAAATGTTTCCTTCCCCGTCTCAATTGTAAAAAAAGGAAGTTCGTACACGATCGAGGGCACGGAGACCATTAAACTTTCAGAATTTGGAATGGAACGCCCTGGATTTTTGGGAATCAAAACCGGCGATGCTGTGACTGTAAAAGTAAATGTGACAGCAGAATAG
- a CDS encoding histone H1, whose translation MKELIEKINAEFEAFSNEASQQSEKGNKAAGTRARKSALELSKLFKDFRKVSVEESKK comes from the coding sequence ATGAAAGAACTTATCGAAAAGATCAATGCAGAGTTTGAAGCGTTTTCAAATGAAGCCAGCCAGCAATCTGAAAAAGGAAACAAGGCAGCGGGAACAAGAGCAAGAAAATCAGCTTTAGAGTTGAGCAAACTGTTCAAGGATTTCAGAAAAGTTTCTGTTGAAGAATCAAAGAAATAA
- a CDS encoding tryptophan-rich sensory protein → MTRRFQILNTVALVVTIGINYLSNTGILNNETMATISAKFQNLFTPAGYAFSIWGLIYLGLFGFVIYFGPFTKNTDAKEKIILNVGWWFVISCISNSLWVFTWLYEYTFLTIPIMVLLFFSLLKIIENNRDLIRSKDFKTTIFLRLPFYIYSGWISVALIADVAAYLKKIQWSGFGISETIWTVVMFIVAAIIHLYMVWKLNMTAFALVAVWALIAISVANQDSNQTVYIAAIITAIFIFVNACFQMLKKRTAL, encoded by the coding sequence ATGACAAGACGATTTCAAATTTTAAATACGGTTGCTCTGGTTGTAACAATTGGCATCAACTATCTCTCCAACACCGGAATTTTAAATAATGAAACGATGGCAACCATTTCAGCCAAGTTTCAGAACCTATTTACTCCTGCAGGATATGCTTTTTCTATTTGGGGGCTTATTTATCTCGGGCTTTTTGGTTTTGTAATTTATTTCGGCCCTTTTACAAAAAATACCGATGCCAAGGAGAAGATTATTTTAAATGTTGGATGGTGGTTTGTTATTTCCTGCATTTCTAATAGTCTATGGGTATTTACCTGGTTGTACGAATATACTTTTCTTACCATTCCCATTATGGTTCTCTTGTTTTTTTCCTTGCTGAAGATTATAGAAAATAATCGTGATCTGATACGATCCAAGGACTTCAAAACAACAATTTTCCTTCGCTTGCCCTTTTATATCTACTCAGGTTGGATCTCTGTCGCTTTAATTGCAGATGTAGCAGCATATTTGAAAAAAATACAATGGTCAGGGTTCGGAATTTCGGAGACTATATGGACAGTTGTGATGTTTATCGTAGCAGCCATTATTCATTTGTATATGGTTTGGAAGCTTAATATGACCGCATTTGCTTTGGTGGCGGTCTGGGCATTAATTGCTATTTCAGTAGCGAATCAGGATTCCAACCAGACAGTTTACATTGCGGCTATCATCACGGCAATATTCATTTTTGTGAATGCTTGTTTTCAGATGTTGAAAAAAAGAACCGCGCTCTAA
- a CDS encoding efflux RND transporter periplasmic adaptor subunit: MMSKSIQNKYSVLLIFALFFSVQCNQKEEVVLKPSNPKDESIVMLTDAQLKNTAIETMPLSEKNISTVLKINGKIDVPPQNLVSVSVPLGGYLKSTNLLPGMRVSKGQIIAVIENPQFIQLQQDYLMAKSKLHFAELDYNRQKKLNQSQASSDKVMQMAQSEMNSQRIMMNTLAEQLQLVNINAGSLTSGNIRKSVPVYSTINGFVSKVNVNIGKFVNPSDVLFELINPNDIHLNLKVYEKDMQMLKIRQRFTANTNTQPDKKYGGEIILISKDINADGTADVHCHFEQYDQNLTPGMYMNAEIETETSFSTALPEESIVNFEGKDYVFVEEKKQTYKMIPVTLGEAENSFIQIKNVEDFKNRKIVTKNAYTLLMKLKNTASEEE, encoded by the coding sequence ATTATGTCAAAATCAATTCAAAATAAATATTCGGTTTTATTAATATTTGCTCTCTTTTTTTCGGTTCAGTGTAATCAAAAAGAAGAAGTTGTTCTAAAGCCATCAAATCCTAAAGATGAAAGTATCGTTATGCTTACTGATGCTCAACTCAAAAATACGGCTATCGAAACAATGCCATTGTCTGAGAAAAATATTTCTACGGTGCTCAAGATCAATGGAAAAATAGATGTTCCGCCACAGAATCTGGTTTCCGTAAGTGTGCCTTTGGGCGGTTATCTGAAAAGCACCAATCTCCTTCCGGGAATGCGAGTAAGCAAAGGACAAATAATTGCCGTGATAGAAAATCCTCAATTTATACAGCTGCAGCAGGATTATCTGATGGCAAAATCAAAACTTCATTTTGCAGAACTTGACTATAACAGACAAAAAAAGCTGAATCAAAGCCAGGCAAGCAGTGATAAAGTAATGCAGATGGCGCAGTCTGAGATGAACAGCCAGAGAATTATGATGAATACTTTGGCGGAACAGCTTCAGCTCGTGAACATCAATGCGGGAAGTCTGACTTCGGGAAATATCAGGAAAAGTGTTCCGGTTTACAGCACGATCAACGGTTTTGTGAGCAAAGTGAATGTGAATATCGGAAAGTTTGTGAATCCGTCTGATGTTTTGTTTGAACTCATCAATCCTAATGACATTCATCTGAATCTTAAAGTGTATGAAAAAGACATGCAAATGCTGAAAATAAGACAAAGATTTACCGCCAATACCAATACGCAGCCGGATAAAAAATACGGTGGCGAAATTATCCTGATCAGCAAAGATATCAATGCAGACGGAACGGCAGATGTACATTGCCATTTTGAGCAGTATGACCAAAACCTGACTCCAGGGATGTATATGAACGCTGAGATTGAAACTGAAACATCCTTTTCCACCGCGCTACCAGAGGAAAGCATTGTCAATTTTGAAGGTAAAGATTATGTTTTTGTTGAGGAGAAAAAGCAAACTTATAAAATGATTCCGGTAACGTTAGGAGAAGCTGAAAACAGTTTCATTCAAATCAAAAATGTTGAAGATTTTAAGAACAGAAAAATCGTTACCAAGAATGCGTACACGCTTTTGATGAAGCTAAAAAATACGGCAAGTGAAGAGGAATAA
- a CDS encoding LTA synthase family protein, whose translation MKKLFNGRFSTLFGVLSLYVFLSFLVRIILLIWSVKDLDLNITHILRAFFTGFAFDLTMGSLFLALYTVYLLLIPRKWIGSLFDKCFTYLYLSLLLLIIYFSLLAEIPFWEEFGVRFNFIAVDYLIYTYEVFENINQSYPLPFIGAVLIGLIVLTFFLFKKLDIFKNTFSVKNPIRHRLIYAVPVLTIAVVLGLVMKNKQADFTDNLVVNELGKNGAFSFVSAYQSNELDYGIFYPTLPEKEAYSVLKQHLLQDNQKYTTETDDDISRVTQGNNEQRPNIILITIESFSGEFLKAFGNKDDITPNYDRLADQSIFFTNLYATGTRTVRGMEALMLSVPPTPGNSIVRRPDNQELFSVSTIVKAKNYQPYFIYGGDGYFDNMNTFFGGQGFDIVDRDRGNPLPDKIKTDRFQIKDNEVTFENAWGICDEDLYKQSIKYADKSAKANQPFFQFVMTTSNHKPFTFPKGKIDLPQGDRNAAVKYTDYALGKFLADAKTKSWFKNTVFVIVADHCANSAGRWEINIANHHIPAIIYNLPLQKTEKINRLTSQIDLMPTLFGYLGWSYTTSLYGKDINQTKVGDERAFLGNYRTLGMLKGTIFTQIDDRRRVEQFIVSGANQSLSEVKSKNNTLISQTISYYQTASERFKNGKMKEK comes from the coding sequence ATGAAAAAATTATTCAATGGCAGATTTTCAACACTCTTTGGTGTTTTAAGTTTATATGTTTTTTTATCATTTTTGGTAAGGATCATATTGCTGATCTGGTCTGTAAAGGATTTGGATCTCAACATTACGCATATACTGAGGGCTTTCTTCACAGGATTTGCCTTCGATCTTACAATGGGTTCGTTATTTTTGGCTTTGTATACCGTTTATCTATTGCTGATTCCAAGAAAATGGATTGGATCATTATTCGATAAGTGCTTTACCTATTTGTACTTAAGCTTATTATTACTTATTATTTACTTCAGTCTTTTGGCAGAAATTCCTTTTTGGGAAGAGTTCGGCGTGAGATTTAATTTTATTGCCGTCGACTATCTGATCTACACCTATGAAGTCTTTGAAAACATCAATCAGTCTTATCCTCTACCTTTCATTGGAGCTGTTTTGATAGGATTGATTGTCCTGACATTTTTTTTATTCAAAAAACTTGACATCTTCAAAAATACTTTTTCCGTTAAAAATCCCATACGACACCGTTTGATTTATGCAGTTCCGGTTTTGACGATTGCTGTGGTTTTAGGATTGGTGATGAAAAATAAACAGGCAGATTTCACTGACAATCTTGTGGTGAATGAGCTTGGAAAAAACGGGGCTTTTTCTTTTGTTTCTGCGTATCAGTCAAACGAACTGGATTATGGAATATTTTACCCGACACTTCCGGAAAAAGAAGCTTATTCGGTTTTGAAACAACATCTTTTACAGGACAATCAAAAATATACTACTGAAACAGATGATGATATTTCAAGGGTAACGCAAGGGAATAATGAGCAGAGACCGAATATTATTTTAATCACCATAGAAAGTTTCAGTGGGGAATTTTTAAAAGCATTCGGGAATAAGGATGATATCACCCCTAATTACGACAGGCTTGCTGATCAGAGTATCTTTTTCACAAACCTTTATGCGACAGGCACAAGGACTGTCCGGGGAATGGAGGCTTTAATGCTTTCCGTGCCGCCAACTCCAGGAAACAGCATTGTAAGAAGACCTGATAATCAGGAGTTATTTTCCGTTTCCACGATTGTGAAAGCTAAAAACTATCAACCTTATTTTATTTATGGCGGGGATGGTTATTTTGATAATATGAATACTTTTTTTGGAGGTCAGGGCTTTGATATTGTAGACAGAGACAGAGGGAATCCTTTGCCAGACAAAATTAAAACCGACAGATTTCAAATTAAAGACAACGAGGTCACTTTTGAAAATGCCTGGGGCATCTGTGACGAAGATCTTTATAAACAATCGATAAAATACGCCGACAAAAGCGCCAAAGCAAATCAGCCGTTTTTTCAGTTTGTGATGACGACTTCCAACCATAAGCCTTTTACTTTCCCCAAAGGTAAAATAGATCTTCCGCAAGGTGACCGAAATGCTGCTGTAAAATATACAGATTATGCTTTAGGGAAATTTCTGGCTGATGCAAAAACAAAATCATGGTTCAAGAATACAGTATTTGTGATCGTTGCTGATCATTGTGCCAATAGTGCAGGGAGATGGGAAATCAACATTGCCAATCACCACATTCCTGCCATCATCTATAATCTTCCTCTGCAAAAAACTGAAAAGATCAATCGTCTGACATCACAGATCGATCTGATGCCGACATTATTCGGATATCTCGGCTGGTCTTACACAACATCTCTGTACGGAAAAGATATCAATCAAACCAAAGTGGGGGACGAGCGTGCATTCCTGGGAAATTACAGGACATTAGGGATGTTGAAGGGCACTATATTCACTCAAATAGATGACAGAAGAAGAGTAGAACAGTTCATCGTTTCCGGGGCCAACCAGTCCCTATCTGAAGTAAAGTCAAAGAATAATACACTCATTTCACAGACTATTTCCTATTATCAAACCGCCAGTGAGAGATTCAAAAATGGAAAAATGAAAGAAAAATAG
- a CDS encoding flavin reductase: MLTYFTNQQIADLEERKRIAMINSLSGFKSLNLIGTINKEGQTNLAIFNSVMHIGANPALMGLISRPDSVERHTLENIKQTGYYTINHVNKDIFEKAHQTSARYQRERSEFDAVGLNIDYKNNFVAPFVQESNIQMGLLLKEIVSIKSNGTQLIVGEIVDLYFPGEIWEETGIIDIERAGTIAGSSLDGYHTTQLIKRMKYAKTQ, from the coding sequence ATGTTAACTTATTTTACCAATCAGCAGATAGCCGATTTAGAGGAAAGGAAAAGAATTGCAATGATCAATTCTCTGAGCGGCTTTAAAAGTCTTAATTTAATTGGAACCATCAACAAAGAAGGACAAACCAATCTTGCTATCTTTAATTCGGTGATGCACATTGGTGCAAATCCTGCTTTGATGGGGCTTATTTCTCGCCCCGATTCCGTTGAAAGACATACACTGGAAAATATAAAGCAAACAGGCTATTATACAATTAACCACGTTAATAAAGATATTTTTGAAAAAGCACACCAAACATCAGCACGGTACCAAAGGGAACGGTCAGAATTTGATGCTGTGGGACTGAATATCGATTACAAAAATAATTTTGTAGCGCCTTTTGTTCAAGAGTCGAATATTCAAATGGGTTTACTATTGAAAGAAATTGTTTCTATCAAAAGCAATGGTACGCAATTGATTGTTGGTGAAATTGTGGATTTGTATTTCCCCGGAGAAATTTGGGAAGAAACGGGTATTATTGATATCGAAAGGGCAGGAACCATTGCCGGCTCTTCTCTTGATGGTTATCATACCACCCAATTAATTAAAAGAATGAAATATGCGAAGACACAGTAA
- a CDS encoding DUF2268 domain-containing putative Zn-dependent protease (predicted Zn-dependent protease with a strongly conserved HExxH motif), translating into MKNISLLFVILTIISCSTKTSMKSDFDYKKIEQISDSIQIENITVKNLFKYQILAHHSTVFDSTMIDRNVYRPHQKLWDSCYGVIFGDENGEKFNNPTGMIKWNRTLLSENKQDLIKKTKLITDINLNKLIKKNLSKFSKLVPYQPKAKLSLLFTPITGIGFGGCNAEQFALELNNPGVDVEYTLTKGLPHEFNHLVYEKFRNTDSDRESALSQTIDEGFACYFTYVFFDRKITQHEAVENMNQQQWDWYIKNEKEIFNKVKDFFSDTSGNNPLLRNEKIKLFPDAPKTLNYWLGVRIITKYVEKNGKDSWKDLYTLTVKEVLSKSGYEDYIKKL; encoded by the coding sequence ATGAAAAATATTTCTTTATTATTTGTCATCCTCACAATCATTTCTTGTTCAACCAAAACTTCTATGAAAAGTGATTTTGATTATAAAAAAATTGAACAAATATCTGACTCAATCCAAATTGAGAATATTACCGTCAAGAACTTATTTAAATATCAAATATTAGCTCATCATTCCACAGTTTTTGACTCAACGATGATAGACAGAAATGTATACAGGCCTCATCAAAAATTATGGGACAGTTGCTACGGTGTGATTTTCGGTGATGAGAATGGGGAAAAATTCAACAATCCTACTGGAATGATCAAATGGAACAGAACATTACTTTCCGAAAACAAACAAGATCTGATCAAAAAAACAAAACTCATAACAGATATCAATCTAAACAAATTGATCAAGAAAAACCTGAGTAAATTCAGTAAGCTGGTTCCTTACCAGCCGAAGGCAAAATTAAGTTTACTTTTTACACCAATCACAGGTATCGGTTTTGGGGGCTGCAATGCTGAACAATTTGCGCTTGAACTCAACAATCCCGGGGTTGATGTTGAGTATACGCTCACGAAAGGATTGCCACATGAATTCAATCACCTTGTTTATGAAAAATTCAGAAATACTGATTCAGATAGAGAATCAGCATTAAGCCAGACTATAGATGAGGGCTTTGCCTGCTATTTTACCTACGTCTTCTTCGACAGAAAAATCACGCAACATGAGGCAGTGGAAAACATGAATCAACAACAATGGGATTGGTATATCAAAAATGAGAAAGAAATATTCAATAAAGTAAAAGATTTCTTTTCAGATACTTCCGGTAATAATCCGCTTTTAAGGAACGAGAAAATCAAACTTTTTCCTGATGCACCAAAAACGCTGAATTATTGGTTGGGGGTTAGAATAATCACAAAGTATGTAGAGAAAAATGGAAAAGATTCTTGGAAAGATCTTTATACCCTAACAGTTAAAGAAGTCTTATCGAAAAGTGGATATGAAGATTATATTAAAAAACTTTAA